The DNA region GGCGATTGCTCCCGAGAAAGATGTGGATGGTTTTCATCCGATGAATATGGGGCGTTTGTGGAGTGGTCATCCTGTAATGGTGCCTTGCACACCAGCAGGGATTATGGAGATGTTCAAAGAATATCAGATTGATTTAGCGGGTAAGTCAGCTCTGGTAATTGGACGTTCTAATATCGTTGGTAAGCCTATGGCTCAACTGCTGTTGGATGCCAATGCGACAGTAACGCTTGCCCATTCTCGAACAAAAAATTTACCAGAACTAGCTCGCCAAGCGGATATTCTAGTGGTAGCTATCGGCCGTGGACATTTTGTGACCAAGGACTTTGTTAAGCCAGGAGCAGTCGTGATTGATGTTGGGATGAATCGGGATGAAAATGGAAAACTAATTGGTGATGTTCAGTACGATGAAGTAGCAGAGGTAGCCAGCTTTATCACACCGGTTCCTGGAGGTGTCGGTCCAATGACTATTACCATGTTGTTAGAACAGACTTATGAAGCTTGTCTGAGGGCGCAACCATAGCTGTTTGTACACAATATTGATAGCTAGAGTCATCACTGCTGTAGATGTCTACTTGCTGGGGTGTTGTGGAAGTTATCTTATTTAAGATAAAGGATTTTTATTTTGTTGATTAGAAGTGAGAAAATCAGAGTAGGAGCGTTTAAGGAGACATCCTATCACCTATACCATAGTTTTTTATCTCACCTTCTTCTCCCCCTTATCATTTCTTGAAAGTCTATGCCGACCAGATTAGTGGTCGGTATTTTTATTATCGTTATTTAGTTTACTGTATTCTTCTAAGGACTGAGAAAACGTTGTTTTATTATACTAGCTTTGACTAGTGTATCCCTTCTCCAGAATGAGACTCTAGTTTCTTTGCTCCAACCTCCATCAGTTCATTCCACAGTGCTGGGTTTAAAAGTCAATGAGGCTTTAGTAGTTGCAGTTGGAAAGAAGGATTTTATCCTCTTATGAGATAAAAATTCCCCAGCCATGATGGCTGAGGAGAGGGTGAGAGTTTACGGATTTGGCACAGAGAAGGTGTCACCATGTGCTAAGTCACCATAGGTATAGCCTCGATAAAACCAGCGCTTGCGTTGTTCGGAGGTACCATGGGTGAAGCTATCTGGAACGGTATGGCCGTAAGATTCTTTTTGAAGAGTATCATCACCAACAGCGTGGGCAGCATTCATGGCTTCGTCAATGTCTCCTGCGTCTAGTAGCCCTTGGCCATCAACATATTTAGCCCAGGCCCCTGCATAGTAGTCTGCTTGTAATTCTAGACGGACAGTGAGTGCATTGGCCTCTTTGGTTGATACTGTAGCTCGTTTCTGGTGATAGGCACTAAGGATGTTCAATTCATTTTGTACATGGTGACCGACTTCATGAGCAATGACATAAGCCATTGCAAAGTCACCAGAAGCCTTATATTTACGTGATAATTCCTGATAGAAGGAAGTGTCAATATAGATTTTTCGGTCTGCTCCACAGTAGAACGGTCCAGCTTGAGCAGAACCAAGACCACAACCGGTTCTGGTTTGATTCGTGTAGAAAACGAGTGTTGGTGCTTTGTAGTTCAATCCATTCTTCTTAAATTCCTGTGTCCAAAAATCTTCCGTAGAGGCAAGAACTTTACTCATAAAGGTGGCATCTTGGTCAGAAAACGTGGTACCAGTAGTTGATACTTGACTAGATTGATAAGGATTGCTTCCCGTTGATGGAGATAGTAGTCCCCCAAGGTTGGATAGACCGCCAAAGGCTACTAGTAGGACAAGGACGACTAACTTTCCTCTCCACCCGAGACGAGAAAAGAGTAGACCTAATAACGCATTTCCACCTGAAGAACCAGTCGAGTAAGATTTCCCGGTACTGGGTTGCTCTCTACGATCTTCGATATTGGAACTTTTTCTCAAATCATCTGTTTTCATAAAAATCTCCTTAGAAGTTGTATTTACCAGCAAAATACCTCAGCTTTTCGCTCACAAGTAAGTTTTTAAAGGATCGCCTCAAAAATGTGACGAGGAATGTGGTATGAAAGCTGTCGAGTTGAGCGCTTTTGCTGTAAATACGGATTCTTGTAATCTTTTAAAACTATTATATAGTAAAACTTCGAAAAAAAACACAGGAAAGCGATCCGAATATATGTGTATCTTCTGTATAATAGTGCAAAATTTGGTATAATGGTAAGGAAGCAGACGGAAGGAGTAGGCATGGTTGAATATTTATCGGTTAGTCATCTAACGAAGTATTTGAAATTAAAATTTGACCGAGATCCCTATTTAGAGAGGGTGTACTTGACAGGGCAAGTATCCAATTTCCGCAAGCGGCCGACCCATCAATACTTTTCGCTCAAGGATGATAAGGCGGTTATTCAGGCTACTGTGTGGGCTGGAGTTTACAAGGGATTGGGTTTTGACTTAGAAGAAGGAATGAAGGTCAATGTTGTTGGTCGTGTTCAACTCTACGAGCCGAGCGGATCTTACTCCATTGTGATTGAAAAAGCTGAGCCAGACGGTATCGGTGCCTTAGCAATTAAGTTTGAGCAGCTCAAGCAGTCCTTGACACAGGAAGGGGTGTTTAAGCAAGAATTTAAGCAAGCTCTGCCTCGATTTACAAAGAAAATTGGAGTTATTACCAGTCCAAGTGGTGCAGTCATTCAAGATATTATCACAACGGTCAAACGTCGTTTTCCGGGGGTAGAAATTGTTCTTTATCCGACCAAGGTGCAAGGAGAAGGAGCAGCCCAAGAGGTTGTTGCAAATATCCAAAGAGCTAATGAACGCGGTGACTTGGATGTACTCATCGTTGGTCGTGGAGGAGGTTCTATTGAGGACCTTTGGGCTTTCAATGAGGAAGTGGTGGTTCGAGCTATTTTTGAATCCCGCATTCCTATTATCTCTAGTGTGGGGCATGAAACGGATACGACCTTAGCAGACTTTGTGGCAGATAGGCGGGCAGCAACACCGACTGCTGCGGCAGAAATGGCTACTCCGATTACAAAGGCAGATTTGTTGGGCTATTTAGGTCAACAGGAAAATCGAGCTTATCAAGCTATGACGAATCGGATAAAATTTCGGAGAAGTCAGTTGGAAAAGATTTGTCAATCGGTTATCTTTCGTCAACCAGAGCGACTCTATGATGGCTATTTGCAGAAATTGGATCGTCTAAGCCATCAACTTCAGATGCGGACGAAGGAAGTATTTCATCAGCAAAAGCAAGCGAGCCTCTTGTTGAACCAACGCTTACGGGGCGTACAACTAAGGCAAAAAGTAGCGGTTTTTCAGGAGAAAATTCGTCAGCAAGAACGGCTGCTGAAAAGCAATATGGCCAATATTTATGATAATAAAATGTCCAGAGCAGACAAGTTGATTGAAGCCTTGACCATGCTGGATACCAGTCGGATTATTGCTCGTGGTTATGCCATTGTCATACAAAATGGCTGTGTGTTAGATAGTGTGGAAACAATTAAAACAGGTGAGAGTGCAATCATCCAAATGAAGGATGGACAGTTGAATGTGGAGGTAAATCATGTCCAAAAAAACGAAGACATTTGAAGAAAATTTAGCAGAACTGGAAGAAATCGTGACCAAATTGGAGCAGGGGGATGTGGCTTTGGAAGAAGCGCTAGCCGAGTTTCAAAAAGGAATGGTTCTATCAAAAGACCTACAAAAAACATTGGCCGAAGCAGAAAAAACGTTGGTAAAAGTTATGCAAGCGGATGGCACCGAAACGGAGTTGGCATAATGGTTGCAGATAAATTGCACCTTTTAGAGAAGACTATGGCAGCCTTTTATCAACCTCAATTGGCTGAGCAGCTTAATCAGTCGGTTCTCTATTCGCTTCAAGCGGGAGGAAAGCGGATTCGTCCTTTGCTTTTGCTGACCATTTTAGAAGCCTTTGGTGTAGAATTGCTACCCGCTCACTATCAGGTGGCAGCCTGTGTGGAGCTGATTCATACAGGTAGTCTTATCCACGATGATCTTCCTGCTATGGACAATGATGATTATCGGCGTGGCTGTCTGACCAACCATAAAGTCTATGGTGAGGCAATAGCAATCTTAGCTGGTGATAGTCTGTTTTTAGATGCATTTGGTTTTCTAGCACAGGTAGATTTGCCGGATGTAATCCTTGTCTCCCTTATCAAGGAACTATCCCAGGCTTCAGGAACTTTCGGAATGGTTGCAGGGCAGGCCTTGGATATGGCTGGTGAAGGTCAGAGTTTATCGTTGGAACAATTACAGGCAATCCATGCCAATAAAACGGGTAAATTGCTGGCTTTTCCATTTGTTGCAGCGGGATTGATTGCAGAAAAAAATGGGCAAGTGTTGCAGCATTTGCGCCAGATAGGTCAATTAGTTGGTTTAGCTTTTCAGGTGCGGGATGATATTTTGGATGTGACAGCAACTTTTGAGGAGATTGGTAAGACACCTCAGAAAGATTTGTTGGTGGAAAAATCCACCTACCCAGCCTTACTGGGCTTAGAACCTTCAAAAGTTTTTCTAGAAGAAACTCTGAACCAAGCAGTTAGTGAGCTAGATAAGGTGGCAAATCTGGTTCCATTTTCAACCGAAAAAATAAAAGAAATGATAGAAAGTTTACGGATCAATGCCTAAGGAAAGAGTAGATGTATTGGCTTTTAAACAAGGACTTTTTGAGACTAGAGAGCAGGCCAAGCGCGGTGTAATGGCAGGTTTGGTCATTTCTGTTGTAAATGGCGAACGCTATGACAAGCCGGGTGAAAAGATTGATGAAGGAGTTGAACTCAAACTAAAAGGAGAAAAACTCAAGTATGTTAGTCGTGGTGGTCTAAAATTGGAAAAAGCCTTGCAGGTATTTAGCATTTCAGTTGAAGGGCAGACAACGATTGACATTGGTGCATCAACCGGTGGATTTACAGATGTTATGTTGCAATCTGGTGCTAAGCAGGTCTATGCTGTTGATGTAGGAACCAATCAGCTCGCTTGGAAATTGCGTCAAGATGAACGCGTCATCAGCATGGAGCAGTATAATTTTCGGTATGCTGAGCTGAAAGATTTTTCTGCTGGTCAACCTAGTTTTGCTTCAATTGATGTTAGTTTTATTTCGTTGAGTCTTATTTTACCAACCTTACACGGAATCTTGATGGACGGTGGTCAAGTCGTTGCTTTGGTAAAACCGCAGTTTGAGGCAGGGCGTGAGCAGATTGGTAAGAATGGAATTGTCAAAGATAAGGCTGTTCACTTGAAAGTTTTGGAATATGTAGCAGTCATAGCAGTTGAAAACGGCTTTTCAGTCAAAGCGTTCAGCTTTTCGCCAGTCCAAGGTGGACATGGCAATATCGAATTTTTAGCTCATTTAGAAAAATCACCTCAGCCCAGTCAGATTGAAAAACAAAAACTAATAGATACAGTTTATCAAGCGCATAAGGAATTTAAAAAAGATGAATAAACGAGAACGCTTAGAAATAATTAAGGATTTAGTGGTTCGCTTTCCCATTGATAGACAAGAAGAGATTGTTGAACGCTTGGAGGCAATGGGAGTCACTGCGACACAGGCAACGGTTTCACGTGATATTAAGGAGTTGGGGATTATTAAAATTCCATCAGCAGATAAGGGATATATTTACGGTTTGCCAAAGACAGGGCGTGTTAAAGCCAAAACACAGAATGTTTTGGACGTATCGGTGATGGACAAGATGATTCATCTCCGTCTGGTTCCAGGGAGTTCGGCAGTTGTAAAGCGTCAGATTTGGGAACAGTTTCAGACGCATATTTTTTCCATCATTGCTGACGATGATAGTATCTTGCTCATCGTTGCAGAAGAGCAGATTGTTCCGCAGATAGAGCGAACCGTTAGAAGGTGGTAAGCATGTTATTGGAAGTGTCCATAAAAAATTTCGCTATCATTGAGCAGGTGTCGCTAAATTTTGAGAATGGAATGACGATTCTGTCGGGTGAAACTGGTGCGGGTAAGTCCATTATCATTGATGCTATGAATCTGATGCTAGGTGCACGGGCAACGACAGATGTGATTCGTCATGGAGCGCCCAAGGCTGAGATTGAAGGGCTTTTCTCTTTTGAGAATAGCAGAGCGATAGAGCAGATTTTGGCTGAGCAGGGAATTGAAGTTACAGAAGAGTTGATTATTCGAAGGGAGATCCTCCCTAATGGTCGTTCTGTTAGTCGAGTTAATGGACAGATGGTCAATCTGTCTGTCTTAAAACAAATTGGCCAGCACTTGGTGGATATTCATGGTCAGCACGACCAAGAAGAGTTGATGAAGTCTCAACATCATATCCGGCTTCTAGATAGTTTTGGGGAAGATGAGTTTTGGATGCTCAAAGATCGTTATCAGGAGGTATTTGAGGCCTATCGTAACCTCCGCAAACGGGTTTTTGAAAAACAAAAAAATGAGCAGGAACACAAGGCTCGAATTGAGATGTTAGAGTATCAGATTGCTGAAATTGAAGCAGCAGATTTAAAAGCTGGTGAGGATGTTCAGCTCCAACAAGAACGAGATAAACTCCTCAATCACAAGCAAATTGCTGACACCCTGACGAATGCTTATGCTCTTTTAGATAATGAAGACTTTTCAAGTCTAAATAATCTACGCTCAGCCATGAGCGATTTGCAGAGTCTGGAAGAATTTGACCCTGATTATAAATTTTTATCAACCAGCCTTACGGAAGCCTATTACGTGGTCGAAGATGTGACCAAACGTCTGGGAGATGTCGTTGATAACTTAGACTTTGATGGTCATCGTCTGCTACAGTTGGAGCATCGTCTTGATTTACTCGGGACAATTACTCAAAAATATGGAGGGACAGTTGATGATGTTCTAACCTATTTTGAAAAGATCACTGAGGAATACAATCATTTGACAGGGAATGACCTATCTGGGGATGACTTGGAAATCCAGCTTAAAATCTTGGAAA from Streptococcus ruminantium includes:
- a CDS encoding exodeoxyribonuclease VII small subunit, with amino-acid sequence MSKKTKTFEENLAELEEIVTKLEQGDVALEEALAEFQKGMVLSKDLQKTLAEAEKTLVKVMQADGTETELA
- the recN gene encoding DNA repair protein RecN, coding for MLLEVSIKNFAIIEQVSLNFENGMTILSGETGAGKSIIIDAMNLMLGARATTDVIRHGAPKAEIEGLFSFENSRAIEQILAEQGIEVTEELIIRREILPNGRSVSRVNGQMVNLSVLKQIGQHLVDIHGQHDQEELMKSQHHIRLLDSFGEDEFWMLKDRYQEVFEAYRNLRKRVFEKQKNEQEHKARIEMLEYQIAEIEAADLKAGEDVQLQQERDKLLNHKQIADTLTNAYALLDNEDFSSLNNLRSAMSDLQSLEEFDPDYKFLSTSLTEAYYVVEDVTKRLGDVVDNLDFDGHRLLQLEHRLDLLGTITQKYGGTVDDVLTYFEKITEEYNHLTGNDLSGDDLEIQLKILEKELVDLASQLSQARHELALTLEDIIRQELQDLYMEKARFQVRFSKGKFNREGNETVEFYISTNPGEDFKPLVKVASGGELSRLMLAIKSAFARKEGKTSIVFDEVDTGVSGRVAQAIAQKIYKIGQYGQVLAISHLPQVIAIADYQFFIEKVSDEHTTVSHVRLLAKEERIEEIAKMLAGDKVTEAARNQARELVEKG
- the xseA gene encoding exodeoxyribonuclease VII large subunit; amino-acid sequence: MVEYLSVSHLTKYLKLKFDRDPYLERVYLTGQVSNFRKRPTHQYFSLKDDKAVIQATVWAGVYKGLGFDLEEGMKVNVVGRVQLYEPSGSYSIVIEKAEPDGIGALAIKFEQLKQSLTQEGVFKQEFKQALPRFTKKIGVITSPSGAVIQDIITTVKRRFPGVEIVLYPTKVQGEGAAQEVVANIQRANERGDLDVLIVGRGGGSIEDLWAFNEEVVVRAIFESRIPIISSVGHETDTTLADFVADRRAATPTAAAEMATPITKADLLGYLGQQENRAYQAMTNRIKFRRSQLEKICQSVIFRQPERLYDGYLQKLDRLSHQLQMRTKEVFHQQKQASLLLNQRLRGVQLRQKVAVFQEKIRQQERLLKSNMANIYDNKMSRADKLIEALTMLDTSRIIARGYAIVIQNGCVLDSVETIKTGESAIIQMKDGQLNVEVNHVQKNEDI
- the ypfJ gene encoding KPN_02809 family neutral zinc metallopeptidase, with translation MKTDDLRKSSNIEDRREQPSTGKSYSTGSSGGNALLGLLFSRLGWRGKLVVLVLLVAFGGLSNLGGLLSPSTGSNPYQSSQVSTTGTTFSDQDATFMSKVLASTEDFWTQEFKKNGLNYKAPTLVFYTNQTRTGCGLGSAQAGPFYCGADRKIYIDTSFYQELSRKYKASGDFAMAYVIAHEVGHHVQNELNILSAYHQKRATVSTKEANALTVRLELQADYYAGAWAKYVDGQGLLDAGDIDEAMNAAHAVGDDTLQKESYGHTVPDSFTHGTSEQRKRWFYRGYTYGDLAHGDTFSVPNP
- a CDS encoding polyprenyl synthetase family protein, which translates into the protein MVADKLHLLEKTMAAFYQPQLAEQLNQSVLYSLQAGGKRIRPLLLLTILEAFGVELLPAHYQVAACVELIHTGSLIHDDLPAMDNDDYRRGCLTNHKVYGEAIAILAGDSLFLDAFGFLAQVDLPDVILVSLIKELSQASGTFGMVAGQALDMAGEGQSLSLEQLQAIHANKTGKLLAFPFVAAGLIAEKNGQVLQHLRQIGQLVGLAFQVRDDILDVTATFEEIGKTPQKDLLVEKSTYPALLGLEPSKVFLEETLNQAVSELDKVANLVPFSTEKIKEMIESLRINA
- a CDS encoding TlyA family RNA methyltransferase: MPKERVDVLAFKQGLFETREQAKRGVMAGLVISVVNGERYDKPGEKIDEGVELKLKGEKLKYVSRGGLKLEKALQVFSISVEGQTTIDIGASTGGFTDVMLQSGAKQVYAVDVGTNQLAWKLRQDERVISMEQYNFRYAELKDFSAGQPSFASIDVSFISLSLILPTLHGILMDGGQVVALVKPQFEAGREQIGKNGIVKDKAVHLKVLEYVAVIAVENGFSVKAFSFSPVQGGHGNIEFLAHLEKSPQPSQIEKQKLIDTVYQAHKEFKKDE
- a CDS encoding bifunctional methylenetetrahydrofolate dehydrogenase/methenyltetrahydrofolate cyclohydrolase → MKTIDGKALAVKMQTALAEKTARLKAERNLVPGLVVILVGENPASQVYVRNKERSALAAGFKSEVVRVPETISEVALLDLIAKYNQDETWHGILVQLPLPDHIDEEKVLLAIAPEKDVDGFHPMNMGRLWSGHPVMVPCTPAGIMEMFKEYQIDLAGKSALVIGRSNIVGKPMAQLLLDANATVTLAHSRTKNLPELARQADILVVAIGRGHFVTKDFVKPGAVVIDVGMNRDENGKLIGDVQYDEVAEVASFITPVPGGVGPMTITMLLEQTYEACLRAQP
- a CDS encoding arginine repressor; this translates as MNKRERLEIIKDLVVRFPIDRQEEIVERLEAMGVTATQATVSRDIKELGIIKIPSADKGYIYGLPKTGRVKAKTQNVLDVSVMDKMIHLRLVPGSSAVVKRQIWEQFQTHIFSIIADDDSILLIVAEEQIVPQIERTVRRW